The genomic DNA CGGTGTTTCAGAACTAGGAGGCGTGCCTGCTCCACACTGGCGGCGGCGCGTGCCTCCTGTGCCTTTAGCCCCTCGATCTGCCGCCGGATGCTCTCCAGCCGCGCGGGGCGTGTCGCGGCGACTCGGAGCTGGGCACGGGCGGCGTCTTTTTGTGCCTGGAAGCTCGCGACGCCCGCGCTCGCCTGCGCCACCCCTGCCGCCGCCGAGCGAATGTCTTCGTCCCGTGCCCCCTCTCTTGCGAGGGAGAGCCCCTGCTCCGCGGCGCTCTTGCGTGCGGCGGCGGCCTCCTGGGCGGCCTGGGCTCGGTCCAGCGCCTGCTGCCCCACCACCCCCTCGCTAAGCAAGACCGCGACCCGGTCCCGCTCCTTGGTCGCCAGCCGATCGTCTGCCTGGGCTTGGGCCAGTGCGGCCACGGCCTGAAGGAGCTCCTGAGCACGGGTGGCAGAGCGGGCCTTTCGCTCCCCCTCGGCTGCCTGGGTCGCTTGAGCGGTCGCCCCCTTCTCTCCTGCCTCCGCCTGCGCGAGCTGGGCGTGGGCGGCTTGCTGGGCGGCAGCGGTCTCGACCACGGCACGGGCGTACTCTGCCTCGGCCTGGCTCCGTGCCGCGCGGCTCTGGCGTAGCCCCGCCTCGGCTTCGTGCAGGGTCGCGGTCGCCACACCACTATCGAGCTGAGCCAGAAGCCCCCCTACTCCCACACGAGCCCCCACCGTGATGGGGAGTGCCGTCAAGCGCGCCGCCACCTCCGACGAGACAGTCGCGATCCGGTAGGGCTCTACTTGCCCGCTGAGCTGGACTTTAGCTTGCGATAGTTGCAATTGTGCCGTAATGCTCTCGACGGGAATCCCTCCTAACGGGCTAGGGGGTGCTTGCGCGGTGCTCCTCGCGCAGCCACTGGCGAGCCCCAGCCCGAGATTCACGAGGGCAAGTGCTCCAAGAAGTCGCTCATTTCTTAACATCATGATTTTCCTTAACACTGTTTAGTAGGACACAAAAAATTTAGGACGCCAGGAAGCCGCGCAGGCTTGCCTCAGCGACACTCTCGAAAAACGCCGCGTGGTACTCGTCGGGGAGCATGGTGAGCCGCCGCGCCAGTGCGAGGGCGGCGGCACCGTGGATGTGTGCCCAGATCGTGTGCGAGACCACGATCTCGGGCTGGTCGTTGCGAAACTGCCCGCTTGCCATCGCCTGCGCGACCGCGAGGCGGATAAAGTTAAAGGCCATCAGCCCTGCCTCCGGCTTCGGGCCAAAGCTCTTCTCAAAGTCCTCGTCGCAGAGCTCGAACATCAGGGCGTAGTACTGCGGGTGGTTCTGGGTGAAGGCAAAGTAGCAGCGTGCGCCCTGGCGCAGGCGCTCGACGGGGTCCTCGATCTGAATCTGGTGCATCTGGGTGCAGAGCAGCTCAAAGCCCTCGACGATCAGCGCGGCCAGGATCTCGTTTTTGTCTTTGAAGTAGAGGTAGATCGCGGTAGGCGAGTACTCAATGCGCTCCGCGATCTTACGGAGCGAGACAGCCGCAAAGCCCTGCTCCACGAACAGATCGCGTGCCGCATCCAGGATCGCCCGCTGGAGGTTCTCCCGCTCTCGTTTTCGTCGCTCCGTACTTCCCATTACTTAACACCGTTAAGTTTACACCCAGAATTTGGTTTATGCAAACGGGTCGCCCTCGCGCAGGGAAAAATCCGCAAAATCAAAGCCCGGTCCCACCGTGCAGCCCACCAGTGTGTACTCCCCGAGCGAGCGCGCCGCCTGCCACGCCCCCGCCGGGATGGTATGGGTCGGTGCTTGGCCCTCCCCAACCGGCCCCAGCACCCAGCGCTCCGTGTCGCAGAGCAGCTCCAGGGGCGCGCCTTCGTAGTAGTGCCACACCTCGTCGGAGAGCACCCGATGCCAGCGGGAGTACGCCCCCGCTGGCAAGAGAAAGTAGATCGTGGTCAGCGCCGAGCGGGTCGGGCGGCCGTCGCTTGGGGTGACGGTCTCGGCGGAGCGAAAGACCTCGCGGAAGTAGCCGCCCTCAGGGTGGGGCGTGAGCTGGAGTGTCTCGATCAGCTCCTGGGCGCGTGGATGCATCGCATCGTTGTACCCGATACAATAGCGGCGCTATGCTGGATATTCGACGAATTCGCACCGAAACGGACACGATTAAGGCCAACCTCTCCAAGCGCGGCGAGGATGTTGCCAAGATAGATGCGCTCCTCGCCATCGACGAGACACGCCGGGAGAAGCAGACCGAGTGGGAGGGGCTCCGCGCCGAGCAGAACCGCTTGGGGCCGCAGATCGCCGCCGCCAAGAAGGCCGGGGAGGACGCCACCGCGATCCTGGAGCGCTCCGGGGAGCTCAAGGCCCGCCTGGCGAGCCTCGACGGGGAGCTGAAGTCCCTCGACCCCGAGCAAGAGGCGCTGCTCTCCAAGCTCCCCAACCTGGTGCTCGACGATGTCCCGGCGGGCGGCGAGGAGTGCAACGCGGAGCTTCGTGGTGCCAACAAGCCGCTCCGGGAGTTCGACTTCGAGCCCAAGGCACACTGGGACCTTGCCGCCCACCTCGGGCTGTTCGATACGGAGCGCGGTGCCAAGCTCAGCGGGAGCGGCTTTGTGCTCTACACGGGAGTCGGGGCGCGGCTCCAGCGGGCACTGATCAACTACATGCTGGACCTGCACACCACCGTCCACGGCTACACCGAGCTGGGCGTCCCCTACCTGCTGACCCGCGAGTCCGTCACGGCATCAGGGCATATCGTCAAGTTCGCCCCCGAGATGTACCACGATGCGGAGAGCGACCAGTTCTTTGTCCCGACCGCAGAGCCTGCTCTTGTCAATGTCCACCGCGGCGAGCTGCTAGAGCCGGGCGTCCTGCCGCTCAAGTATGTCGCGCACACCCCGTGCTGGCGGCGCGAGGCGGGTGCGGCAGGGAAAGACACCCGTGGCCTCCAGCGCGTCCACCAGTTCGACAAAGTGGAGATCTTCCAGTACACCCTCCCCGAGGCGAGTGCGGCGGCCCAGGACGAGATGGTGCAGCAGGCCTGCGCCGTGCTCGATGGCCTTGAGATCCCCCACCGCCTGCTGCTTCTTGCCGCGGGAGACACCAGCTTCTCGATGGCCCGCACGATTGATATCGAGGCTTGGGCACCGGGCGTGGGCAAGTGGCTTGAGGTGTCGTCGGCCTCGGATGGCACGGACTTCCAGGCACGCCGCGCCAATATCCGCTTCCGCCGCGAGGCTGGTGCCAAGCCCGAGTTCCCGCACCTGCTCAACGCCTCAGGAACCGCGCTCGCCCGTGTCTATGCCGCCCTCCTCGAGACCCACCAGAACGCCGATGGCAGCGTGACAATCCCCGCGGCGCTTCGCCCGTACCTGGG from Armatimonas rosea includes the following:
- a CDS encoding efflux RND transporter periplasmic adaptor subunit, whose product is MMLRNERLLGALALVNLGLGLASGCARSTAQAPPSPLGGIPVESITAQLQLSQAKVQLSGQVEPYRIATVSSEVAARLTALPITVGARVGVGGLLAQLDSGVATATLHEAEAGLRQSRAARSQAEAEYARAVVETAAAQQAAHAQLAQAEAGEKGATAQATQAAEGERKARSATRAQELLQAVAALAQAQADDRLATKERDRVAVLLSEGVVGQQALDRAQAAQEAAAARKSAAEQGLSLAREGARDEDIRSAAAGVAQASAGVASFQAQKDAARAQLRVAATRPARLESIRRQIEGLKAQEARAAASVEQARLLVLKHRVVAPFAGRVLAKLTESGQTLAPGSPIARLGELSRVKAVFAVPEAARLALRPGQRVPLTADALPGKRFTGVIETVGYQADPRTRAFAVEVRVENPQEALLPNMVVRLALDAAPTTTKAVFIPLSAVATDGSRSYVFLLKSGKAQRKDIVTGPVQGERVLVQAGLVGGETLAATPQRLTDGVAVAARAEVTK
- a CDS encoding TetR/AcrR family transcriptional regulator, producing MGSTERRKRERENLQRAILDAARDLFVEQGFAAVSLRKIAERIEYSPTAIYLYFKDKNEILAALIVEGFELLCTQMHQIQIEDPVERLRQGARCYFAFTQNHPQYYALMFELCDEDFEKSFGPKPEAGLMAFNFIRLAVAQAMASGQFRNDQPEIVVSHTIWAHIHGAAALALARRLTMLPDEYHAAFFESVAEASLRGFLAS
- a CDS encoding cupin domain-containing protein, giving the protein MHPRAQELIETLQLTPHPEGGYFREVFRSAETVTPSDGRPTRSALTTIYFLLPAGAYSRWHRVLSDEVWHYYEGAPLELLCDTERWVLGPVGEGQAPTHTIPAGAWQAARSLGEYTLVGCTVGPGFDFADFSLREGDPFA
- the serS gene encoding serine--tRNA ligase codes for the protein MLDIRRIRTETDTIKANLSKRGEDVAKIDALLAIDETRREKQTEWEGLRAEQNRLGPQIAAAKKAGEDATAILERSGELKARLASLDGELKSLDPEQEALLSKLPNLVLDDVPAGGEECNAELRGANKPLREFDFEPKAHWDLAAHLGLFDTERGAKLSGSGFVLYTGVGARLQRALINYMLDLHTTVHGYTELGVPYLLTRESVTASGHIVKFAPEMYHDAESDQFFVPTAEPALVNVHRGELLEPGVLPLKYVAHTPCWRREAGAAGKDTRGLQRVHQFDKVEIFQYTLPEASAAAQDEMVQQACAVLDGLEIPHRLLLLAAGDTSFSMARTIDIEAWAPGVGKWLEVSSASDGTDFQARRANIRFRREAGAKPEFPHLLNASGTALARVYAALLETHQNADGSVTIPAALRPYLGGLETLEPK